One Citrus sinensis cultivar Valencia sweet orange chromosome 5, DVS_A1.0, whole genome shotgun sequence genomic window, TGTCGTTTTTCACCACATTTGTTTAGTCTCTCCCTTTTAAATCCCCTCTCGCACAAAAAATTtggatttgtattttgtaaactaatatttttcattttgttaatgtattaattattattatctacaTTTATGTGATAGGGCACATGCCAAAATtaagttatgaaattttgCAGCCCCTAAGCACTCAATGTTTGTAGGCACAAGTTCAAGTCCCACCATTTGTTaggatttaaataaagaaCATTATAACCATGAGTCCAAAAACTTAAAGTTAGCTTAAGTGCTTGGATTCGAGTCCTAGTTATTGTTGGAATTCGATTTTCTTTCCAATTAAATTGggtaagggtaaaattatttctcaattaataAGGACAGAGTGGATATCTCTCTCGATTTTCCTCCCAATTAAATTAGTTGGAAGTAAAATTATCTCTCGATTAATAAGAGTAGAATAAGCTTCGGTTGCCGACTTTGGCCATGGACATCAACagagaaaattatgaattagGGCTGCCAATTATCCAAAAAGCTGGTGTTTCTCACAAGATTGACTTCAGAGAAGGCCCTGCCCTGCTTGTTCTTGACCTACTGGTCCAAGATGTAAAAAATCTCACCAGATCcatcatttcaaaaaaaaattatataataagtaCACGTAATCAAATGTAATTAGATAGTCAAAACTAGATAATAAGTACACTTAATCAAATGTAACTTGAacgttaaaaaataaaaatttatataagaagAGGATCGCCCTTCATTCATTACGTCTGagttaaagtttgaaatatattgttacaaatatttaaagagcGTAGGtattacaaaatgaaactaaagtgtcaaactcaaaatttatgatttgtaAGTAGTACATTTATGAGTATCAATAAtctttataacaaaaatgaacTGGCAAGTGTCAACACACATACATGACACATAACTCTGCAGCATGAGATGGTCCAAACTCCTAAATCGATCGATCCATGCATGGACCTTATTCATAGCCAAGTGCACGTGAGATGGAACCATTGAAATGTTGATGGAGGAATAAGCTATAAAGCTTTATGTCACATGCAAGACCATTCATGGTTTCTGCAAAACCTGGCTAGCCATTTGCATCGATCTGTTTCTCTCcgtaacattaattaaaacaaggaaaacaaaacaacatcATTAACTCGACAGAGAAAAAGTGGGCACTTGGCAGTGGGCTGGATTACTTAGGAGGTAAAATTCCCACACGTTAGGAATTTGGCACATAATCTCGGAGTTTTAAATTGAcatgagaaaataatatattcattAACCTCATACGTTAAAGATGCGACGAGTTTGAGATTATGTGCCAAATTCCTAACGTGTGGGAATTTAAAGATGTTAGTACAAAACATGTGTTCGTCCGTGGAGTAGAATCATGGAAATTACAGATGCTGCTACAATTACTAACGTGTGGGTGGGGATAAGCATAACTTTTTTCACCCAATGCCATATTTCTGCACGAAATAACATGCAGATATAGTATTTTAGaagattatgaaaaaatacataaaaatcattacTAGATCCAAATTTGTGCTATTTTCATACATAACTTgagaatatttataattaccCATCAGAACTAGTGGAGTAGAATCAGGGAAATTAAACATTCTACAATCATTGACGTGTGGGGTGGGGATAAGCATAAACCTTTTCTATGCAGTATAAAAGAATGCAATAACTCCTTTTCTTTCATATCTTCGCAACAAAAGCACATCTAATAACTCTTCAGAATTCTCGTCTTCTTTGTCAGAATGGTTGATGCGATCGTTTCCTCTCTCCTGGGGCAGCTGACCTCCGTTGCGGCTGATGAAGTGAAACAACACGTGAGGCTTGTGACTGGTGTCGGAGAAGAAGTGAAAAAGCTTACCAGCAATCTTCGAGCCATTCGAGCTGTGCTGGAAGATGCAGAGAAAAGGCAAATGCAGCGCGACAATGCTGTTACTTTTTGGCTGGATCAGCTCAGAGACGCATCCTACGACATGGAAGATGTGTTGGATGAGTGGACCACTGCAAGGCTCAAATTGCAGATTGAGGgcattgatgatgataatgctCTTGCTCTTGCTCCTCATAAGAAGAAGGTACGTTCCTTCTTTTGTGCTGTATCAAACTGCTTTGGTAGTTTCAAACAACTCTGTCTTCGTCATGACATTGCTGTCAAGATTAGGGAAATCAATGGAAAGCTAGATGATATTGCCTCCCAAAAAGATAAGTTTAACTTTAAATTTGATGAGAATGTGAGTAACAATGTCAAGAAACCGGAGCGAGTGCGAACCATCTCCTTGATTGATGAGGGAGAGGTTTGCGGTAGAGTTGAGGAGAAAAATGAGCTCTTAAGCAAGTTGTTGTGTGAAAGTAGTGAACAACAAAAAGGCCTTCATGTCATCTCACTAGTTGGGTTAGGGGGTATAGGTAAAACCACTCTTGCACAACTAGCGTATAATAATGATGAggtgaaaagaaattttgaaaaagttatATGGGTGTGTGTATCAGACACTTTTGAGGAGATTAGGGTCGCCAAAGCAATCATTGAAGGTCTAGGCGTGTCAGCTTCTGGTTTAAGCGAATTCGAATCTCTTATGAAACAGATTCAGGAATATATTACgaggaagaaattttttcttgttttagatGATGTGTGGGATGGagattacaaaaaatggaACCCATTCTTTTCTTGTCTAAAGAATGGCCACcatgaaagtaaaattttaattaccaCACGTGATAGGTCAGTTGCTCTACAGTTGGGATCAATAGATATTATCCCTGTCAAGGAGTTGGCTGAAGAGGAATGCTGGTCGTTGCTCGAGCGGTTAGCATTCTTCCGTCGTTCTGTTGATGATCATGAAAAATTAGAACCAATCGGGCGAAAAATTGCACACAAGTGCAAAGGTCTGCCTCTTGCGGCAAAGGTAATATGGAATCTCTTGCGCTCTAAAAGTACAGTAAAAGAGTGGCAAAGAATTTTAGATAGTGAAATGTGGAAAGTAGAAGAGATTGGGCAAGGTCTTTTAGCTCCTTTGTTGTTGAGTTATAACGATTTACCCTCCAATTCTATGGTAAAACGGTGTTTCTTATATTGTGCTGTCTTTCCAAAAGACTACAATATGTATAAAGAGGAGCTAATTTCACTATGGATGGCTCAAGGTTACCTTAATGCAGATGAAGACGAAGAATTGGAGATGATTGGAGAAGAGTATTTCAACATGTTGGCAACACGCTCTTTCTTTCAAGAGTTTAAGAaagacgatgatgatgatgagattATAAGTTGtaagatgcatcacacattacaTGATTTTGCCCGACGTGTAAGCAGAGAAGAATGTTCGTGGGCAGAAATTAATGGTTATTTGTCGGTAGAAATTAAAGGCAACAAAGAATCAGTTATAAGCTATGTTGATCACAAAGTCCGTCACCTAGGGTTAAATTTTGAAGGAGTAGCTTCATTTCCTATGTCCGTTCTTGGACTTAATAGATTGCGTACCCTCTTAATTTATGATGAAAGTCCTTCCAATCCGTCTCTTAATAGTAGCATCCTTCCGGAGTTATTTAGTAAATTGGCATGTTTAAGGACATTAGTTATAAGGCAATCGTTCTCACTTTTTCGTCCTAGCCCAAATTTCATTAGAGAAATTCCAGGAAATGTTGGAAAATTgatacatttaaaatatcttaagTTGTCTGGACTACGTATAAGGAGACTACCTGAGACTTTGtgtgaattatataatttacaaaagCTAGATATTAGGTGGTGCCGAAATCTTAGAAAATTGCCTAGGGGGATTGGGAAGTTAATGAACATCAGGAGTTTACTGAATTTAGGCACTGATTCGTTGAAATACATGCCAGTAGCGATTTCCAAATTAACCAGTCTTCGAACATTGGAAACGTTTGTGGTGGCTGGAGGTGTTGGTGATAGCAGTAGGTGTAGCCTTAAATCTCTGAAAAATCTTCAACTCCTTCGAGAATGTGGAATAGAAGGGCTAAGTAATGTGTCACATATAGATGAGGCCGAGAGATTAGAACTCGACAATAAGAAAAACCTCCTTCGTTTTCGTCTTGTGTTTGGTGAAGTTGTAGGTGGGGAAGGTGAAGAAAGGAGGaggaagaaagagaaagatgaaCAACTTCTTGAAGCCTTAAAACCGCCTTTGAGTGTAGAGGAATTAGACATTTTGTTATACGGAGGCAACATTTTTCCCCAATGGTTGACTTCACTATCCAATCTAAGGAATTTACATCTTCGCGGGTGTCTTAACTGTGAGCATTTGCCTCCTTTGGGAAAATTGCCTCTGGAAAAACTCGAACTATGCAGCTTGAAAAGTGTAAGTTAgcgtttattttttggattggattaggAATcttgggagtgggaatcctaggattgggagtgtggagtgggagtgagagtagattgtttacttacactagAATGGAAGTATGGAATGgagatcagaatccaatttatgtgtttactttgtcttggattgagagtaaatagtttcaaattataattttatccttaattaaagaattataatttttaattacaaaactaataaaaaatatatttaatgaataatatttattttattatatttgtaaatttattataattattaatattcttaattatgaacaataaattattaattgtaattttaatataaaatgaaattttattttattttatttaatataattatattaaatttattattatataaaataataatataatattatttagtacaaaattaatatttttttaaaataaagtatttattattattattaaataaatatagtactattatttttaaaataaatataataatattatatttattaattttttattaatataataatattattttaaaataattttaacttagaatcaatataaattattatttagttaaatataatattattatttaaataaatataatattatgtattttattttattaattataaaacataaaataaaaaaagggtaGAAATGGGAGTCTCACTCCCACCTCTCTCAATGAGAGTCCCACttccactccccactccaaaaataaGTGAGACCTACAAAGTAAGACTCCCAATTTCTCcccattttaaataaataaatattaaaataggaAGAATCCACACTCTTgttctcactcccactccatcAAGTAAACACGacgtaaaacataaaaagagTGGGTAATGAGTTTTTGGGAATCGAAGAAAGTAGTGAGGATGGcctatcttcatcttcatcttcatcttcatcgtCATCATTGGTTATTGCCTTCCCCAAATTGAAATCACTCGAAATTACAGACATGAATGCATTGGAAGAGTGGGATTACAGTATTACAAGAAAGGAAAACATCTCCATCATGCCATGTCTCTCTGTCTTGCGGGTTTATCTTTGCCCCAAATTAAAGGTGCTGCCGGATTACCTTCTTCAAACGACGACACTGCAGAAATTGAGGATCCTTCAGTGTCCAAGTATGGAAGAACTGCCCATTCTAGAAGACCACATCTTTCTTCCACGTCTTTCTTCCTTGCGAATTGAGTATTGCCCCAAATTAAAGCTGCTGCCGGATTCCCTTCTTCAAATAACCACGCTGAAGGAATTAGGGATGGAGGGATCTCCTCTTCTGGAAAAACGTTATGAAGAGGGGAAAGGAGAAGACTGGCGGAAGATATCTCACATTCCCCACATCATGCGGTCGGCATAAGATATTACTCGCCGGTAATTTCTCCTCCTCTGATTTACTCTGTTGTTGCTtgcaatgaaattaataaaaataattatattttgaattaaaattctataattatatGCAATGTTTTCTACTATTTTGATTTGCTAATTGAATTTAACTATTTActtcaaacattaatttaatgGGCCATTCTATGATCctgttataaaaattatagaatcaATCATGGTATAAATATGTATGgttaaatttaatcaatagtTCATAAAGTTACAAGTTAGTTAGGATAAGTTAGAATAATACtttaatttcagttatttaaaatttaaacttcctAACTATTAAATCTGTTAAACTTGTTTTctaaagattaaataataataataaaaaacaggtgtagtatgtttaaatttctatattttcttttaaaaaatatatagtctttgtaaaatttcatacAACATCATAGAAAATCCTaatgcaatttattttttaatgtacgAAAATTTGTTATGTGTAACTTCCTGAGAGACAAAATCTTTGTGATACATTTGCAGTAACGTTGAAaactaaattatcaattttatcttgTATAATGATAATCTTACttttttatatgtaatttatgTAACATTAATTCTTTAAAGTAACCGTGTAATTGTTTTTAGTAGTACATTAGCCCACTTTGTTTTATTTCGTACGAGTGTAATTATGTTCACCAGGGATTCGAGGAAATGTCGGAACTACATTTGGTTTTAATGATGCAGGCAGGAGAGCAAgactatgaaaatgaaaaatttagcgAAAGGATTGCTAAAATGTTCTGCTGGTAATTCACTTGCTTTGTTTTATAGAATTTCATTTCCATCTTCATCTATTGATATCTTGTTGTGTATAAACAAGGACAGATAAGTAAAGATACATCAAAATTTACTATTACGATGATGCTAAAGCAAGCTCAAGCTCAAgcattgcatttttattttattttatttatagaattttcatttccacctgcattgcatttttatttatttttaggttGACTTTGAATACTTCATGGTGAACATTGGGGTGACCAAGGATTAGGCTGGCAGTGGAACGACTACCACTGTGGTTATTGTGCGactttgaagaagaaagtgaTGGCTGGGTCTGCTCTGtttctatctttttttattctttgatcGGTTTATCCTATATAAACATATGGAATTATGctaatattatcaattttttcacCCAATTTTCACTGTTGGTTGTGATAACAATTTCAGGCTCTCAAAAGCTACAAAGCAAAGCATTTGTGGGCTGATCATATGTTTCAATTGAGGAAGGAGCTTGGTGTTGGCAATATTGTCCAGGTAACCACAGCTGATAATTTCCACAAATTTGCATTGTCAGAATACACTTTAATGTTCATTGTGTTCCTATGTGTTATCAGGTTATCGTGGTATGTAAAGTATCATCTTTAAGGATTTGTAAGAGACTTCACAGTAACCTTAGTTGTCACCAGCTCGTGCAATTGCTCATTCATTCAAGAGTACTTCAAAGTTAGATTTTCAAGGTTTGTATGTTTAGTAGCGATTAAAATGTTTAGTCActcattcttaatcttttctgattttcaagttctttagGGCCATAAACAGTTTTCCAACTCATTCTTGATTTTTAGGTTGATTTCGAGCACCCTGTTGAGGACATTCCTGAGACCAAGGGTTAGGCTGGCGAAGGAACCACTACCTCAGTTGTTATTGTGCAAGGTTTGATCATTGGACCTTGAATAAGAATGCCTTACACGCATTCTGTAATTCAAGCATTCTCTAAAGGAAAAGAGCAGTAGAAGGGATAGTGATGGCCGGATCTGCACTATTTTAGTTGAAGATCTCTGTGATGTCGATGAACTTAAAGCAGTTGATACTTCTTGAAAATTGTTATTACGGATGAATTGATTCCTGAAGACGGGTATCCAAAGGCGTATTTTCATAAACTTCCTTCGTTAACAAATGTTCCAACGCTTGCTGTAGTAACAATTTTATAGCTTGCATCTCTCGGGTGCATCATGTTCACGGGTTGGAAGAAGCATTTGTGGTAAAGCTTCAAAGCTTGTAAAATGGCTGTGAAAAGGCACATTCAATTCGGTATGCTTTGGTGCGGTCTCCTAATgctaataatatattttgtatagcAATCTTAATATGCAATAAATCATTGTGTCCAAAGttttctattaattatatggtgactgaaattttaattatcatatcaatcttaaaattttttgtaacCCTGTTTTACTTTGCTTGTACAGAGTACCTGTTTTGGCTGATATGTCGAATTCCTAGAAATTCA contains:
- the LOC107175073 gene encoding putative disease resistance protein RGA3, which gives rise to MVDAIVSSLLGQLTSVAADEVKQHVRLVTGVGEEVKKLTSNLRAIRAVLEDAEKRQMQRDNAVTFWLDQLRDASYDMEDVLDEWTTARLKLQIEGIDDDNALALAPHKKKVRSFFCAVSNCFGSFKQLCLRHDIAVKIREINGKLDDIASQKDKFNFKFDENVSNNVKKPERVRTISLIDEGEVCGRVEEKNELLSKLLCESSEQQKGLHVISLVGLGGIGKTTLAQLAYNNDEVKRNFEKVIWVCVSDTFEEIRVAKAIIEGLGVSASGLSEFESLMKQIQEYITRKKFFLVLDDVWDGDYKKWNPFFSCLKNGHHESKILITTRDRSVALQLGSIDIIPVKELAEEECWSLLERLAFFRRSVDDHEKLEPIGRKIAHKCKGLPLAAKVIWNLLRSKSTVKEWQRILDSEMWKVEEIGQGLLAPLLLSYNDLPSNSMVKRCFLYCAVFPKDYNMYKEELISLWMAQGYLNADEDEELEMIGEEYFNMLATRSFFQEFKKDDDDDEIISCKMHHTLHDFARRVSREECSWAEINGYLSVEIKGNKESVISYVDHKVRHLGLNFEGVASFPMSVLGLNRLRTLLIYDESPSNPSLNSSILPELFSKLACLRTLVIRQSFSLFRPSPNFIREIPGNVGKLIHLKYLKLSGLRIRRLPETLCELYNLQKLDIRWCRNLRKLPRGIGKLMNIRSLLNLGTDSLKYMPVAISKLTSLRTLETFVVAGGVGDSSRCSLKSLKNLQLLRECGIEGLSNVSHIDEAERLELDNKKNLLRFRLVFGEVVGGEGEERRRKKEKDEQLLEALKPPLSVEELDILLYGGNIFPQWLTSLSNLRNLHLRGCLNCEHLPPLGKLPLEKLELCSLKSVS